In Flavobacterium piscisymbiosum, the sequence AACTTTACATTACTAGCAAAATAAGTACGATCTAAAGTTTCGTAATTCAATCCGGCTCCTGCTGTTAATTTATCTTTATTTATAGACCAGGTTGTTCTTATTTCTGGTCTTACAAGCCACTGATTGTAATAGGTTTTATCAAAAAGTACATTATCCGGATTATTCAAAAATGCATCATTTTTATAATTGGTCGCATATAATTCGTATTCCCAGTATAATCTGGAATTCCATCTGTGTTCTACTTTAATTTGCGAGTTCCACTCATTTTCTTTTGCATCACCTTCATATCTTTCAGATTCAATTAAAGCTCTATTATCGATCTTTTGATTAAAAAAACGATTACTAAAAGTTAGTTTAAGGTTTTCTGAAAAATCGTAATATATTTTAGGCTGAATTGTGGTATTATGATATTTTTCTACATTCTTTAACCATGTACTTTTATCTAAGTCAAATCCGTCGGTCGAATAAAAATTAGCAAATAAATTGGCAGCAAATTTTTTCTTTTTCCAAAGTAAATTAGCGTTTGCATCATTGGTATTAAAAGTACCGTATCGATAAGAAAGATTACCTGAAAACATATCTTTTTTAGGTCTTTTTGTAATTACGTTGATTACTCCGCCCATTGCTTCTGAACCGTACAACGCCGATGACGCTCCTTTTACAATTTCGATTCTCTCTATATTTCCAACAGATATTCTTGATAAATCCAAAACTCCTGAACTTCTACCTACAAGAGGAACTCCATCAATAAGAATCATGGTATATGCCGCATCTAAACCCTGAATCTGAACACCTTCAAACCCGCTTTCATCCGGAATTAAAATAATTCCCGTTTGTTCGTTTAGAATTTCATTTAATCTTGTAACTCCTGATTTTATAATTGCTTCAGATGTAATAACTGTCATAGGTAACGGCAAAGACGAAAGTACTCTTTCGGTTCTTGTAGCTGTTGTAACCGTTACCTCCGACAATTCATTTGTCTTAGTACTATCTTTTTGCATTTCCTGTCCAACAGAAATCTGAGAAAAAAGGATAACTGCAAAAAGGGTAAATTTTATTTTCATTATTTTTATTCAGTCTTAATAATGGTGCAAATATATAAACTATTTTTATTTGTTCTAAATAAATTATATATATTTGCGAAAATTAAAAAAACAAAAAAATAAGTTATGATTTCAAAAAACCTCTATTTTTCAGCCGTTATGGCTTTGACTTGTAGCCTTGGTTTCAGTCAGGATAAAAAGCAACAAGACATTAAATCAATCAAATCTATGTGCGGTTGCTACGAAGTGAAGTTTAATTTTACAGAAACTTTTCAATATCCTAAAGATTCTCTTACTTACAAACCTTCAGAAACGAAACATGAATCTGCTTTAGAATGGGTAGAGCTATTAGAAGACACTCCTAATAAAATTGTAATGCAACACTTATTAATCGTAAGTGACGATATGATCATCAAACAATGGAGACAAGATTGGTTATATGAAAACACTGATTTATACTCATTCGACAAAGGAAGTTCCTGGAAATATAAAAAACTGGACAAAAAAGCCGTAAAAGGTCAATGGACTCAAAAAGTATATCAGGTAGACGATAGTCCGCGTTATGAAGGATCATCTACATGGGTACACGTAGACGGACAAGATTATTGGGCAAACGTTGCTGATGCTCCTCTACCTAGAAGAGAGCAAACAAAACGTAATGACTATAATGTTTTAAAAAGAAGAAACATTCACGAAATTACTGCTACAGGATGGAACCATGAGCAAGACAATGATAAATTGATTCGCGATGAAAGCGGAAAAGATGTTTTGTTAGCGCAAGAAAAAGGTATGGATGTTTACACTAAAGTAGCAGACATTAAATGTATCGCAGGACAAAAATGGTGGAAGGAAAATAATGCGCTTTGGAAAAATGTTCGTGACAAATGGCAAACGCTTTTTGACAGACATAAAGACTTAAACCTGGAAGCTAAAGTAGATAGAAAAGCTCTTTACTCTCTTTTGTTCGATTTAAAACCAACTGCTACAAAAGCAGAATCAGATGCTATTATCGACAAATTTGTAAAATAAAAATATTTGTGTTAGTTATAAAAAAGCCGATAGTTTTAGGACTATCGGCTTTTTTTGTAATTAACTATAATGTTTCGAAACTCTTTACTAGCGAGAATATTAACTTGGATCCACGCATTCAGAATATGTGATAATGTGTTTCACTAAGTCAGTCCATATGATTTCTTTATATTCAGAAATTACTTTGTCACAACTTCCCCACAATGGAACAAACTCTTTTTTATAATCTTTTTTCTTTAAAAGAAATGCTGGAGAATCTTTTTTAGCCACATAATATGATTTTAAATCTCCTCCCAAAAATTTAACACCTCCAACTCCTAATGAAGTCGTTTGCTTAGCATAAGGATCACAGTATACTTTGAATTCTTTGCTAAATGTAGGATTAAGAAGCTGCATTAGTAATTTAC encodes:
- a CDS encoding TonB-dependent receptor plug domain-containing protein, which codes for MKIKFTLFAVILFSQISVGQEMQKDSTKTNELSEVTVTTATRTERVLSSLPLPMTVITSEAIIKSGVTRLNEILNEQTGIILIPDESGFEGVQIQGLDAAYTMILIDGVPLVGRSSGVLDLSRISVGNIERIEIVKGASSALYGSEAMGGVINVITKRPKKDMFSGNLSYRYGTFNTNDANANLLWKKKKFAANLFANFYSTDGFDLDKSTWLKNVEKYHNTTIQPKIYYDFSENLKLTFSNRFFNQKIDNRALIESERYEGDAKENEWNSQIKVEHRWNSRLYWEYELYATNYKNDAFLNNPDNVLFDKTYYNQWLVRPEIRTTWSINKDKLTAGAGLNYETLDRTYFASNVKFNSQYVYLQYDYNPTEKLNILAGFRYDNHSEYASQFSPKLAVNYKFTNSFSLKGSVGYGYKAPDFRQLYFDFTNPSVGYTVLGYNVAEARLDEFANQDLLSFRVAGINFDEPLKPESSINFNFGGYYKKNKLKIELNAFYNTISDLIDTGVVATKKNGQNIFSYFNYSKVFTYGLEFNSAYDFTKEFSVSLGYQYLTAKDKSVVDNFEEHQYIRNSDLQTIKIDKSDYFGLYNRSKHTANIKFAYAIPSIKTDINLRVLYRSKYGLFDTNGNGILDNYDNFIGDYFIANLSASKYIMDKFMLQAGANNLFDYTDPGQIPSLSGRQIYARIQYNF
- a CDS encoding DUF6607 family protein, encoding MISKNLYFSAVMALTCSLGFSQDKKQQDIKSIKSMCGCYEVKFNFTETFQYPKDSLTYKPSETKHESALEWVELLEDTPNKIVMQHLLIVSDDMIIKQWRQDWLYENTDLYSFDKGSSWKYKKLDKKAVKGQWTQKVYQVDDSPRYEGSSTWVHVDGQDYWANVADAPLPRREQTKRNDYNVLKRRNIHEITATGWNHEQDNDKLIRDESGKDVLLAQEKGMDVYTKVADIKCIAGQKWWKENNALWKNVRDKWQTLFDRHKDLNLEAKVDRKALYSLLFDLKPTATKAESDAIIDKFVK